In one window of Gemmatimonadota bacterium DNA:
- a CDS encoding YaeQ family protein — protein sequence MALTATLYTFDVALNDVDRGVYEQIAIKAACHPSESEEYLLTRVLAYCLEYVDGIAFSKGGISDPEDPPLLVKDLTGAWRSWIEVGAPDAARLHKASKASPRVALYTHKEPRLLFLGYEGQRIHRAESIEVFAMDRALLGELAARLERRMAFSLTVTEGQLFLDLGGDSLTGTVERLRLLP from the coding sequence ATGGCACTCACGGCCACCCTCTATACGTTCGACGTCGCGCTCAATGACGTCGACCGCGGCGTCTATGAACAGATCGCGATCAAGGCGGCCTGCCATCCATCCGAGAGCGAGGAGTATCTCCTCACGCGCGTGCTCGCGTACTGCCTCGAGTACGTGGACGGCATCGCCTTCTCCAAGGGGGGCATCTCCGACCCCGAGGACCCGCCGCTGCTCGTGAAGGACCTGACCGGCGCCTGGCGCAGCTGGATCGAGGTCGGGGCACCCGACGCCGCGCGTCTCCACAAGGCCTCCAAGGCCAGCCCTCGCGTCGCCCTCTACACGCACAAGGAGCCGCGCCTCCTCTTCCTCGGCTACGAGGGGCAGCGGATCCACCGCGCCGAGTCCATCGAGGTCTTCGCCATGGACCGGGCACTGCTCGGCGAGCTCGCCGCTCGCCTCGAGCGCCGCATGGCCTTCTCCCTCACGGTGACCGAGGGGCAGCTCTTCCTCGACCTCGGCGGCGACTCGCTGACCGGCACCGTGGAGCGGCTCCGCCTGCTCCCCTGA